A region from the Agrococcus sp. SL85 genome encodes:
- a CDS encoding DsbA family protein → MPRSALRSLLAVLGAAVLVVAVALLVVRPWEAATPALPSAATTSGPAPELVDASTHVLADAGPEAPVVVEFLDYECPACGSFHPVVDDLMERYEGRVTFAVRHFPLPSHPDAVPAALAAEAAAQQGAFAPMHDLLFERQADWSGGADATAAFRSYASELGLDLVAYDAAVADDATLERVALDANAGLALGVQSTPTFYVDGEQVELQRLEDLEAAIAAALGQ, encoded by the coding sequence ATGCCTCGCTCCGCGCTCCGCTCCCTGCTCGCCGTCCTCGGGGCGGCGGTGCTCGTCGTCGCGGTCGCGCTGCTGGTGGTGCGGCCCTGGGAGGCCGCGACGCCCGCGCTGCCGAGCGCGGCGACGACGAGCGGCCCCGCGCCCGAGCTCGTCGACGCCTCGACGCACGTGCTCGCGGACGCGGGGCCGGAGGCGCCGGTGGTGGTCGAGTTCCTCGACTACGAGTGCCCCGCGTGCGGCTCCTTCCATCCCGTGGTCGACGACCTCATGGAGCGCTACGAGGGCCGGGTGACCTTCGCCGTGCGGCACTTCCCGCTGCCGAGCCACCCCGATGCCGTGCCCGCCGCGCTCGCCGCGGAGGCCGCGGCCCAGCAGGGCGCGTTCGCGCCGATGCACGACCTGCTCTTCGAGCGGCAGGCCGACTGGTCGGGCGGTGCCGACGCCACTGCCGCCTTCCGCAGCTACGCGTCGGAGCTCGGCCTCGACCTCGTCGCCTACGACGCCGCCGTGGCCGACGACGCGACGCTCGAGCGCGTCGCGCTCGACGCGAACGCCGGCCTCGCGCTCGGCGTGCAGTCCACGCCGACCTTCTACGTCGACGGCGAGCAGGTCGAGCTGCAGCGGCTCGAGGACCTCGAGGCGGCGATCGCCGCCGCGCTCGGCCAGTAG
- a CDS encoding DUF1905 domain-containing protein gives MELEFDAVAIEWRGPAPFVFVPLPEDEAQVVAESARELTYGWGVIPVSARIGGTEFTTSLFPRDGGYLLPVKVAVQRAEGVGVGDAVHALLRLG, from the coding sequence GTGGAGCTCGAGTTCGACGCCGTCGCCATCGAGTGGCGCGGCCCCGCGCCGTTCGTCTTCGTGCCGCTGCCGGAGGACGAGGCGCAGGTCGTCGCCGAGAGCGCGCGCGAGCTCACCTACGGCTGGGGCGTCATCCCGGTGAGCGCGCGCATCGGCGGCACCGAGTTCACGACCTCGCTGTTCCCCCGCGACGGCGGCTACCTCCTGCCCGTGAAGGTCGCCGTGCAACGGGCCGAGGGCGTCGGCGTCGGCGACGCCGTGCACGCGCTGCTGCGCCTCGGCTGA